A single Streptomyces sannanensis DNA region contains:
- a CDS encoding PucR family transcriptional regulator, with protein sequence MVDRSTAEEYLEEYAQVLAAASATGRRLTRDELEALRARGERAAEAGIGLRALVRAHLSAAQEVRPALCGVATGHLLAVVEQAVDAFAEGHERAQRAAIRQQEAARREFIDDLLHGRSDPGRLAERAERFGLLLSYAHAVAVAEGPEPYDDGYPVTRSIESSLLTRFGDRRILLTTKNGRLICVAPGDEPDVLSFFAKQAYAATDGGRVAIGRAHTGVGGVVHSYEEALNALDLAARMDLEDPVLHAADLLVYPVLTRDRQAMADLVLSVLGPLQQARGGAQPLMDTLAVYFDTGCVAAEAARRLSLSVRAMTYRLERIHRLTGADPGDPVNRYTLQTAVVGARLLGWPEEPL encoded by the coding sequence ATGGTGGACCGCAGCACGGCCGAGGAGTATCTGGAGGAGTACGCCCAGGTCCTGGCGGCTGCCAGTGCGACCGGCAGGAGGCTCACCCGCGACGAGCTGGAGGCGCTGCGCGCCCGCGGAGAGCGGGCCGCGGAGGCCGGCATCGGACTGCGTGCCCTGGTCCGCGCTCACCTGTCGGCCGCCCAGGAGGTCCGGCCGGCGCTCTGTGGCGTCGCCACGGGTCATCTGCTCGCCGTCGTGGAGCAGGCCGTGGATGCCTTCGCGGAAGGGCACGAGCGGGCCCAGCGGGCGGCAATCCGCCAACAGGAGGCAGCACGAAGGGAGTTCATCGACGACCTCCTTCATGGACGCAGCGACCCGGGCCGGCTCGCCGAACGGGCCGAACGTTTCGGACTGCTGTTGTCCTATGCACACGCAGTCGCTGTGGCGGAGGGGCCGGAGCCGTACGACGACGGCTACCCGGTCACCCGCAGTATCGAGTCCTCACTCCTGACGCGGTTCGGGGACCGCCGCATCCTGCTCACCACGAAGAACGGCCGGCTGATCTGCGTCGCACCGGGCGACGAGCCGGACGTACTGAGCTTCTTCGCCAAGCAGGCCTACGCGGCCACGGATGGTGGCCGAGTCGCCATCGGGCGGGCCCACACCGGCGTCGGCGGCGTCGTCCACTCGTACGAGGAAGCACTGAACGCCCTTGACCTGGCCGCCCGTATGGACCTGGAGGACCCGGTGCTGCACGCCGCGGATCTCCTGGTGTACCCGGTCCTCACCCGCGATCGGCAGGCGATGGCCGACCTCGTGCTGAGCGTCCTCGGTCCACTGCAGCAGGCGCGTGGGGGAGCGCAGCCCCTCATGGACACCCTTGCCGTCTATTTCGACACCGGCTGCGTGGCCGCCGAGGCCGCACGCCGGCTGTCGCTGAGCGTGCGGGCGATGACGTACCGGCTGGAGCGGATCCACAGACTGACGGGAGCCGACCCCGGTGACCCGGTCAACCGTTACACCCTGCAGACGGCGGTCGTCGGCGCCCGGCTCCTCGGCTGGCCCGAGGAGCCTCTCTGA
- a CDS encoding DNA repair ATPase → METETRVDEGTYEVLRVRLAAQATELARRAEALNTARIAEFGSTELALTGTGQLRSEQGLVVSDAVAVGDCLLLGHHTPAGSGEETAVGDVFTLYDRDLKRLAGEGVPGLLDDPDFRREFEALHRYYRGARLRRLRIVDGRLLAVFCTGEHADDIRVLRWSLSPAGAPRFLDAQGERDHLLAPADDITWVQTTRDDHIAGRHPRIRLAGAVSVSTLGGTLTVLAGEEALFSEPVDEPLQSLADAEVAYAVVGALLLLRIRPYQEESRRHLVVNALTRSVVRLDGIGQSCRRLPDNQGIVFPGGYCLATGTVRTFDIDTAGLAFEHTVRSPNGEDVLYAFHSPASGRTVLLPYNLIRKEVATPLVCGGYALFDDGALATLYETSDEPARVHPVRLWQTPYISDVYAATVPAGHGHLARIGNADLVRGISDCLAVARQVSDARATEELYEALVESCTRTVDRHPWLGEPETGDPRSLLEEVRATAGQVLAEFRTVQALTHQAAEAFTEAAESIQRLDRRLRAETAGTAEEWTDRITELRRAQGRLVSLAEMRYADTGAIAALAEDVEDRVASTAHRAIGFLQREDAFADHHARVRSLTAAAEAITTVAEAAPVTERLDQQTSALRTLTEVVAGLDGGDATARTAILENITDVVGGLNRARATVDARRRELLEGEKRASFTAEFALLGQSVTGALAAADTPESCDEQLSRLLHQVDSLESRFADHDRFLAEIADKRTEIHDAFSARKQALTDARARRAERLATSAGRVLETITRQVTLLESIEAVHTYFTSDPMVEKVRRTVGELRDLGDVVRAEELEGRIKAAREEARRAVRDRTELFADGGSTIRLGAHVFAVNTQPCELTLVPQNGGAMAFALTGTDYRAPVADPEFAATRAHWDQTLPSENDDVYRAEYLAARLIAEHGAEYLAAADLPSLVRRAAEAAYDEGYERGVHDHDATGILAAFLQLHERAGLLRYPAADRAAAQLFWAHRATPDTRRAWAREAASLVRARETFGAAPTLDALRADMTDAGLTAHAAEYLVEELATGESFTTSTTAHTLLDKFRRTVGSTPYADDISALLATGDHTGAQRLAEGWLTSYATTCGEDVDPGDLAEAVAIEICPGLGRHDVDAPLTTTVDGLLGTHPRIDRRTLRLRLDEFLARTGHFAQDVAPGFRAYQRRRHSLLAAERRRLRLAEYHPRVMSSFVRNRLVDEVYLPLVGDSLARQLGAAGDSKRTDNSGLLLLLSPPGYGKTTLMEYVADRLGLLLVKVDGPALGHGVTSLDPAAAPNTAARQELEKIDFALAAGNNVMLYVDDIQHTSSELLQKFIPLCDTTRTLNGHDLRGKRFAVCMAGNPYTESGQLFRIPDMLANRADVWNLGDVLTGREAAFAMSFVENALASHPVLAPLAGRDRADLELLVRLAAGDPAANPDRLTGPYAPAELDRVLAVLRHLLTARETVLAVNAAYMASAARTDTTRTEPAFLLQGSYRNMNKIAARISPVMNDTELAAVIDDHYAAEAHTLTTGAEANLLKLAALRGTLTEEQAARWAAITAAHVRTQALGDRGDDPLARAVNALGLLADRVAAVETAIIRATGPRPAPGHPSGRHAAPPNDVRHP, encoded by the coding sequence ATGGAGACGGAGACCCGGGTGGACGAAGGGACGTACGAGGTGCTGCGCGTCCGCCTCGCCGCTCAGGCCACCGAGCTCGCTCGACGCGCAGAGGCGCTCAACACCGCACGAATCGCCGAGTTCGGCTCCACCGAGCTCGCCCTCACCGGAACCGGACAGCTCCGGTCGGAACAGGGCCTCGTGGTGAGCGACGCCGTCGCTGTCGGCGACTGTCTCCTGCTGGGGCATCACACCCCTGCGGGGTCCGGAGAGGAGACCGCGGTCGGCGACGTCTTCACTCTCTACGACCGTGATCTGAAGCGGCTCGCCGGGGAGGGGGTGCCGGGCCTGCTCGACGACCCGGACTTCCGCCGGGAATTCGAGGCGCTGCACCGTTATTACCGCGGCGCGCGTCTGCGCCGGCTGCGCATCGTCGACGGCAGACTGCTGGCCGTCTTCTGCACGGGTGAGCACGCGGACGACATCCGCGTGCTGCGCTGGTCCCTGTCCCCGGCAGGAGCGCCGCGTTTCCTGGACGCCCAAGGCGAAAGGGACCATCTCCTCGCACCCGCCGACGACATCACCTGGGTGCAGACGACCCGCGACGACCACATTGCGGGCCGGCACCCGCGCATCCGCCTGGCCGGCGCGGTGTCCGTCTCGACGCTCGGGGGCACGCTGACCGTACTGGCCGGTGAGGAGGCCCTCTTCAGCGAACCGGTCGACGAGCCCCTGCAGTCACTGGCCGACGCCGAGGTGGCGTACGCGGTGGTCGGCGCCCTGCTCCTGCTGCGCATCCGCCCGTACCAGGAGGAGTCCCGCCGCCACCTGGTCGTCAACGCTCTGACGCGATCAGTGGTCCGGCTGGACGGCATCGGACAGTCCTGCCGCCGTCTGCCGGACAACCAGGGCATCGTCTTCCCGGGCGGCTACTGCCTCGCCACAGGCACGGTGAGGACCTTCGACATCGATACGGCCGGACTGGCGTTCGAGCACACCGTCAGGTCCCCCAACGGCGAAGACGTTCTCTACGCCTTCCACTCCCCCGCGTCGGGCCGCACCGTGCTGCTCCCGTACAACCTGATCCGCAAGGAGGTCGCCACCCCGCTCGTATGCGGCGGATACGCGCTGTTCGACGACGGGGCTCTCGCCACCCTGTACGAGACATCCGACGAGCCCGCGCGCGTACACCCCGTGCGGCTGTGGCAGACCCCTTACATCTCTGACGTGTACGCGGCAACCGTCCCGGCCGGCCATGGGCATCTGGCGCGGATCGGCAATGCCGACCTCGTGCGCGGCATCTCCGACTGCCTCGCCGTCGCGCGGCAGGTCTCCGACGCCCGGGCCACGGAGGAGCTCTACGAGGCGCTCGTCGAATCCTGCACGAGGACCGTCGACCGGCACCCCTGGCTGGGCGAGCCGGAGACGGGCGACCCGCGCAGCCTGCTGGAGGAGGTGCGCGCCACCGCGGGCCAGGTGCTGGCGGAGTTCAGGACCGTACAGGCCCTGACCCATCAGGCCGCCGAGGCGTTTACCGAGGCCGCGGAGAGCATTCAACGACTGGACCGGCGTCTGCGCGCCGAGACTGCCGGCACGGCCGAGGAGTGGACCGACCGCATCACGGAACTCCGCCGCGCCCAGGGCCGGCTGGTGAGTCTGGCGGAGATGCGGTACGCGGACACGGGCGCCATCGCGGCACTGGCCGAGGACGTCGAGGATCGCGTCGCATCCACCGCACACCGCGCGATCGGCTTCCTCCAGCGCGAGGACGCCTTCGCCGACCACCACGCACGGGTACGAAGCCTGACCGCCGCGGCGGAGGCGATCACCACCGTCGCCGAAGCCGCCCCGGTCACCGAACGGCTGGACCAGCAGACGTCCGCGCTCCGGACACTGACCGAGGTCGTCGCCGGACTGGACGGCGGCGACGCCACCGCCCGCACGGCCATCCTGGAAAACATCACTGACGTCGTCGGCGGTCTCAACCGTGCCCGCGCCACCGTCGACGCCCGTCGCCGCGAACTCCTGGAGGGCGAGAAGCGGGCATCCTTCACCGCCGAGTTCGCTCTGCTCGGCCAGTCCGTGACAGGCGCCCTCGCCGCCGCCGACACTCCGGAGTCCTGCGACGAACAACTCTCGAGGCTGCTGCACCAGGTCGACAGCCTGGAGTCACGCTTCGCCGACCACGACCGCTTCCTCGCCGAGATCGCCGACAAGCGGACCGAGATCCACGATGCCTTCTCCGCACGCAAGCAAGCCCTGACGGACGCCCGCGCCAGGCGAGCAGAACGCCTCGCCACCTCCGCCGGGCGCGTCCTGGAGACCATCACCCGTCAGGTGACCCTGCTCGAGAGCATCGAGGCGGTCCACACGTACTTCACCTCCGACCCCATGGTGGAGAAGGTCCGCCGCACAGTCGGCGAACTGCGCGACCTCGGCGACGTGGTCCGGGCCGAGGAGTTGGAGGGAAGGATCAAGGCCGCCCGCGAGGAGGCACGCCGAGCGGTACGGGACCGTACCGAACTGTTCGCCGACGGGGGCAGCACCATCCGGCTGGGTGCGCACGTGTTCGCCGTCAACACCCAGCCCTGCGAACTCACCCTGGTTCCGCAGAACGGCGGCGCCATGGCGTTCGCACTGACCGGCACCGACTACCGTGCCCCCGTCGCGGACCCCGAGTTCGCGGCCACGCGGGCCCACTGGGACCAGACGCTGCCGTCCGAGAACGACGACGTCTACCGGGCCGAGTACCTCGCTGCCCGCCTGATCGCCGAGCACGGCGCCGAGTACCTCGCCGCGGCCGACCTGCCGAGCCTGGTGCGGCGGGCCGCCGAGGCCGCGTACGACGAGGGGTACGAGCGCGGCGTCCACGACCACGACGCAACAGGAATCCTCGCAGCCTTCCTCCAGCTCCACGAGCGGGCCGGGCTGCTGCGCTACCCAGCCGCCGACCGCGCCGCCGCCCAGCTCTTCTGGGCGCACCGGGCGACACCCGATACCCGGCGGGCCTGGGCCCGCGAGGCCGCGTCACTGGTGCGGGCACGGGAGACCTTCGGCGCCGCCCCGACACTGGACGCGCTGCGTGCCGACATGACCGACGCGGGCCTCACCGCTCACGCCGCCGAGTACCTCGTCGAGGAGCTGGCAACCGGCGAATCCTTCACGACGAGCACCACGGCCCACACCCTGCTCGACAAGTTCCGCAGGACCGTCGGCTCCACGCCCTACGCGGACGACATCAGCGCCCTCCTCGCGACCGGTGACCACACCGGCGCGCAGCGGCTGGCCGAAGGCTGGCTGACCTCGTACGCGACCACGTGCGGGGAGGACGTCGACCCCGGTGACCTGGCCGAAGCCGTCGCGATCGAGATATGCCCCGGCCTCGGGCGCCACGATGTCGACGCGCCGCTCACCACCACGGTCGACGGCCTCCTCGGCACCCACCCACGCATCGACCGGCGCACCCTGCGCCTACGGCTCGACGAATTCCTGGCCCGCACCGGCCACTTCGCGCAGGATGTGGCCCCCGGCTTCCGCGCCTACCAGCGGCGCAGGCACTCCCTCCTCGCAGCCGAGCGTCGCCGCCTGCGCCTGGCCGAGTACCACCCGCGGGTCATGTCCTCCTTCGTACGCAACCGCCTCGTGGACGAGGTCTACCTCCCTCTCGTCGGCGACAGTCTCGCCCGCCAGCTCGGCGCCGCCGGGGACTCCAAGCGCACCGACAACAGCGGCCTGTTGCTCCTCCTCTCCCCGCCCGGCTACGGCAAGACAACCCTCATGGAATACGTCGCCGACCGCCTCGGCCTGCTGCTGGTGAAGGTGGACGGCCCGGCACTCGGCCACGGCGTCACCTCCCTCGACCCTGCCGCGGCACCGAACACCGCCGCTCGTCAGGAGCTCGAAAAAATCGACTTCGCGCTGGCCGCGGGCAACAACGTCATGCTGTACGTCGACGACATCCAGCACACCTCGTCCGAGCTGCTGCAGAAGTTCATCCCTCTGTGCGACACCACCCGCACACTGAACGGCCATGACCTGCGCGGCAAGCGCTTCGCCGTCTGCATGGCCGGCAACCCCTACACCGAGTCCGGTCAGCTCTTCCGCATCCCCGACATGCTTGCCAACCGCGCCGACGTGTGGAACCTCGGCGACGTCCTGACCGGCAGGGAGGCCGCCTTCGCCATGAGCTTCGTCGAGAACGCCCTGGCCTCCCACCCCGTCCTCGCCCCACTGGCCGGACGAGACCGCGCCGACCTCGAACTCCTGGTCCGCCTGGCCGCCGGCGACCCGGCCGCCAACCCGGACCGGCTCACGGGTCCCTACGCGCCGGCCGAACTCGACCGTGTGCTCGCCGTGTTGCGCCATCTGCTCACGGCCCGCGAAACGGTCCTCGCCGTGAACGCCGCGTACATGGCCTCCGCCGCCCGGACCGACACGACCCGCACCGAGCCCGCTTTCCTCCTCCAGGGCTCCTACCGCAACATGAACAAGATCGCCGCCCGTATCTCTCCCGTCATGAACGACACGGAACTGGCCGCCGTGATCGACGACCACTACGCAGCCGAGGCCCACACGCTGACGACCGGAGCCGAGGCCAACCTCCTCAAGCTGGCCGCCCTGCGCGGCACCCTCACCGAAGAGCAGGCTGCCCGCTGGGCCGCCATCACGGCTGCCCACGTACGCACTCAGGCCCTCGGCGACCGTGGCGACGACCCTCTCGCCCGAGCGGTCAACGCCCTCGGCCTGCTCGCCGACCGTGTCGCCGCCGTCGAAACAGCCATCATTCGCGCGACAGGCCCACGGCCGGCGCCCGGCCACCCGTCCGGACGCCACGCCGCCCCACCGAACGACGTTCGGCACCCCTGA
- a CDS encoding SPFH domain-containing protein, which yields MDAITLGIGVLVALVLLIAIAMLLVISRLFRKVEQGKALIVSKMRKVDVTFTGQVVLPVLHKAEVMDISVKTIEISRTGRDGLICRDNIRADIRISFFVRVNKTVEDVIKVAQAIGTARASDQATLQELFNAKFSEALKTVGKQLDFTDLYTKRDEFRDRIIQVIGTDLNGYSLEDAAIDYLEQTPLAQLDSSNILDAQGIRKITELTAVEHVRTNEYRQNEQKEITRQNVDAREAILELERRQADAEIKQKRELETVRAREEAETARVVEEERLRAQSAFLRTEEHLGVQRENQAREVAVAAKNRERVIAIENERIEKDRLLEVIARDRETELTRIAAEKEVEAERREIAEVVRERVAVDRTVAEQEESIKRLRAVEEAERLRQAAVIAAEAEAQEQLVKDIKAAEAAEQAAIHRAAEELTLAEARNKAADLDARAKIRLAEGIQAESAAEGLAAVQVREKEADAIAKAGRAEAEATAARLKAEAEGAREKALADATAIGEKLKAEAAGLTEKATAMAALDEASRGHEEYRLRLEAEKDIRLAGLDVQRQVAEAQATVLATGLENADINIVGGESVFLDRLVSSISLGKGVDGFVQHSKTAQALARPWLDGSASFTEDLRNVLGSVSTADVRNLTVSALLMKLMPAGSAQLDELLDKARLLELADVPVSQLADLNGAAQG from the coding sequence ATGGATGCCATCACCCTGGGCATCGGCGTACTCGTCGCCCTTGTCCTGCTCATCGCCATCGCCATGCTGCTCGTGATCAGCCGACTGTTCCGCAAGGTGGAGCAGGGCAAGGCGCTGATCGTGTCGAAGATGCGCAAGGTCGACGTGACCTTCACCGGTCAGGTCGTCCTGCCGGTCCTGCACAAGGCCGAGGTCATGGACATCTCGGTGAAGACCATCGAGATCTCGCGTACCGGGCGGGACGGTCTGATCTGCCGTGACAACATCCGGGCCGACATCCGCATCTCGTTCTTCGTCCGGGTCAACAAGACCGTCGAGGACGTCATCAAGGTCGCCCAGGCCATCGGCACGGCACGGGCCAGCGACCAGGCCACGCTGCAGGAGCTTTTCAACGCGAAGTTCTCCGAGGCACTCAAGACCGTCGGCAAGCAGCTTGACTTCACCGACCTCTACACCAAGCGCGACGAGTTCCGCGACCGCATCATCCAGGTCATCGGCACCGACCTCAACGGCTACAGCCTGGAGGACGCGGCGATCGACTACCTGGAGCAGACACCGCTGGCGCAGCTGGACTCGAGCAACATCCTCGACGCCCAGGGCATTCGGAAGATCACCGAACTGACCGCCGTGGAGCATGTGCGGACCAACGAGTACCGGCAGAACGAGCAGAAGGAGATCACCCGGCAGAACGTCGACGCCCGCGAGGCGATCCTCGAGCTGGAGCGCCGTCAGGCGGACGCCGAGATCAAGCAGAAGCGGGAGCTCGAGACCGTGCGGGCCCGGGAGGAGGCCGAGACCGCCCGTGTGGTGGAGGAGGAGCGGCTGCGGGCGCAGAGCGCCTTCCTCCGGACCGAGGAGCACCTCGGCGTGCAGCGGGAGAACCAGGCCCGCGAGGTCGCTGTGGCGGCGAAGAACCGGGAGCGGGTCATCGCCATCGAGAACGAGCGCATCGAGAAGGACCGCCTCCTGGAGGTCATCGCCCGCGACCGCGAGACCGAGCTGACCCGTATCGCGGCCGAGAAGGAGGTCGAGGCGGAGCGCAGGGAGATCGCCGAGGTCGTCCGGGAGCGCGTCGCGGTCGACCGCACGGTCGCCGAGCAGGAGGAGTCCATCAAGCGGCTGCGCGCGGTCGAGGAGGCCGAGCGGCTGCGCCAGGCCGCTGTCATCGCCGCCGAAGCCGAGGCCCAGGAGCAGCTGGTCAAGGACATCAAGGCCGCGGAGGCCGCCGAGCAGGCCGCGATCCACAGGGCGGCGGAGGAACTCACCCTCGCCGAGGCCCGTAACAAGGCCGCGGACCTGGACGCCCGCGCGAAGATCCGGCTCGCGGAGGGAATCCAGGCGGAGTCCGCGGCCGAGGGTCTCGCCGCCGTCCAGGTCCGGGAGAAGGAAGCCGACGCCATCGCGAAAGCCGGCCGTGCCGAGGCCGAAGCCACCGCCGCACGGCTGAAGGCCGAGGCAGAAGGCGCCCGCGAGAAGGCCCTCGCGGACGCGACGGCGATCGGTGAGAAGCTCAAGGCCGAGGCGGCGGGCCTCACCGAGAAGGCCACGGCGATGGCCGCACTGGACGAGGCGTCCCGCGGGCACGAGGAGTACCGGCTGCGGCTGGAGGCGGAGAAGGACATCCGGCTTGCCGGGCTCGACGTCCAGCGACAGGTCGCCGAGGCGCAGGCCACCGTGCTCGCCACCGGCCTGGAGAACGCGGACATCAACATCGTCGGCGGCGAGTCGGTCTTCCTGGATCGTCTCGTGTCCTCGATCTCTCTCGGCAAGGGCGTCGACGGCTTCGTCCAGCACTCCAAGACCGCACAGGCCCTCGCCAGGCCGTGGCTGGACGGTTCCGCGTCCTTCACCGAGGACCTGAGGAACGTGCTCGGGTCGGTCTCCACCGCCGACGTACGGAACCTGACCGTCTCCGCCCTGCTGATGAAGCTCATGCCGGCCGGGTCCGCCCAACTCGACGAGCTCCTGGACAAGGCGCGTCTGCTGGAACTGGCCGACGTGCCCGTGTCCCAGCTCGCCGACCTGAACGGCGCGGCCCAAGGCTGA
- a CDS encoding NUDIX hydrolase codes for MTSAWLPPEQYIETIARATSYACLYFTDTAGHPFQMRSRNKREIWQWPGGNLESGETPWDGARRECLEETGYDFRGPQKLIGVHFITAGTAWPANHIGFIFDGGHLSDDQLSKIKLTDEHTEWQVKPLDGWRREMSPVNFARLDAINTARRTGTVAYLER; via the coding sequence ATGACGTCGGCCTGGCTGCCGCCCGAGCAGTACATCGAGACGATCGCCCGCGCTACGTCGTACGCCTGCCTGTACTTCACCGACACCGCCGGCCATCCCTTCCAGATGCGCTCGCGCAACAAGAGGGAAATCTGGCAGTGGCCAGGAGGCAACCTGGAGTCGGGTGAAACCCCGTGGGACGGCGCCCGACGCGAGTGCCTGGAAGAGACCGGCTACGACTTCCGAGGTCCGCAGAAGCTCATCGGAGTCCACTTCATCACCGCCGGCACGGCGTGGCCCGCCAATCACATCGGCTTCATCTTCGACGGCGGCCACCTCTCCGATGACCAGCTCAGCAAGATCAAGCTCACCGACGAGCACACCGAATGGCAGGTCAAGCCCCTGGACGGCTGGCGCCGGGAAATGAGTCCGGTCAACTTCGCCCGGCTCGACGCGATCAACACCGCCCGCCGGACCGGCACCGTCGCCTACCTCGAACGCTGA